One part of the Muntiacus reevesi chromosome 18, mMunRee1.1, whole genome shotgun sequence genome encodes these proteins:
- the CHD3 gene encoding chromodomain-helicase-DNA-binding protein 3 isoform X7: MASPLRDEEEEEEEMVVSEEEDEEEEEGDEEEEEVEAADEDYEEDDDEGVLGRGPGHDRGRDRHSPPGCHLFPPPPPPPPLPPPPPPPPPDKDDIRLLPSALGVKKRKRGPKKQKENKPGKPRKRKKLDSEEEFGSERDEYREKSESGGSEYGTGPGRKRRRKHREKKEKKTKRRKKGEGEGGQKQVEQKSSATLLLTWGLEDVEHVFSEEDYHTLTNYKAFSQFMRPLIAKKNPKIPMSKMMTILGAKWREFSANNPFKGSAAAVAAAAAAAAAAVAEQVSAAVSSATPIATSGPPALPPPPAADIQPPPIRRAKTKEGKGPGHKRRSKSPRVPDGRKKLRGKKMAPLKIKLGLLGGKRKKGGSYVLQSDEGPEPEAEESDLDSGSVHSASGRPDGPIRTKKLKRGRPGRKKKKVLGCPAVAGEEEIDGYETDHQDYCEVCQQGGEIILCDTCPRAYHLVCLDPELDRAPEGKWSCPHCEKEGVQWEAKEEEEDYEEEGEEEGEKEEEDDHMEYCRVCKDGGELLCCDACISSYHIHCLNPPLPDIPNGEWLCPRCTCPVLKGRVQKILHWRWGEPPVAVPAPQQADGNPDAPPPRPLQGRSEREFFVKWVGLSYWHCSWAKELQLEIFHLVMYRNYQRKNDMDEPPPLDYGSGEDDGKSDKRKVKDPHYAEMEEKYYRFGIKPEWMTVHRIINHSVDKKGNYHYLVKWRDLPYDQSTWEEDEMNIPEYEDHKQSYWRHRELIMGEDPAQPRKYKKKKKELQGDGPPSSPTNDPTVKYETQPRFITATGGTLHMYQLEGLNWLRFSWAQGTDTILADEMGLGKTIQTIVFLYSLYKEGHTKGPFLVSAPLSTIINWEREFQMWAPKFYVVTYTGDKDSRAIIRENEFSFEDNAIKGGKKAFKMKREAQVKFHVLLTSYELITIDQAALGSIRWACLVVDEAHRLKNNQSKFFRVLNGYKIDHKLLLTGTPLQNNLEELFHLLNFLTPERFNNLEGFLEEFADISKEDQIKKLHDLLGPHMLRRLKADVFKNMPAKTELIVRVELSPMQKKYYKYILTRNFEALNSRGGGNQVSLLNIMMDLKKCCNHPYLFPVAAMESPKLPSGAYEGGALIKASGKLMLLQKMLRKLKEQGHRVLIFSQMTKMLDLLEDFLDYEGYKYERIDGGITGALRQEAIDRFNAPGAQQFCFLLSTRAGGLGINLATADTVIIFDSDWNPHNDIQAFSRAHRIGQANKVMIYRFVTRASVEERITQVAKRKMMLTHLVVRPGLGSKAGSMSKQELDDILKFGTEELFKDENEGENKEEDSSVIHYDNEAIARLLDRNQDATEDTDVQNMNEYLSSFKVAQYVVREEDKIEEIEREIIKQEENVDPDYWEKLLRHHYEQQQEDLARNLGKGKRVRKQVNYNDAAQEDQDNQSEYSVGSEEEDEDFDERPEGRRQSKRQLRNEKDKPLPPLLARVGGNIEVLGFNTRQRKAFLNAVMRWGMPPQDAFTTQWLVRDLRGKTEKEFKAYVSLFMRHLCEPGADGSETFADGVPREGLSRQQVLTRIGVMSLVKKKVQEFEHINGRWSMPELMPDPSADSKRSSRASSPTKTSPTTPEASAANSPCTSKPATPAPSEKGDGIRTPLEKDEAENQEEKPEKNSRIGEKMETEADTPSPAPSLGERLEPRKMPLEDEVPGVTGEMEPEPGYRGDREKSATESTPGERGEEKPMDGQEHRERPEGETGDLGKREDVKGDRELRPGPPRDEPRSNGRREEKAEKPRFMFNIADGGFTELHTLWQNEERAAISSGKLNEIWHRRHDYWLLAGIVLHGYARWQDIQNDAQFAIINEPFKTEANKGNFLEMKNKFLARRFKLLEQALVIEEQLRRAAYLNLSQEPAHPAMALHARFAEAECLAESHQHLSKESLAGNKPANAVLHKVLNQLEELLSDMKADVTRLPATLSRIPPIAARLQMSERSILSRLASKGTEPHPTPAFPPGPYATPPGYGAAFSAAPVGALAAAGANYSQMPAGSFITAATNGPPVLVKKEKEMAGALVADGLDRKEPRTGEVICIDD; encoded by the exons ATGGCTTCCCCTCTGagggacgaggaggaggaggaggaggagatggtggtGTCGGAGGAGGAAGacgaggaggaagaagagggcgacgaggaggaggaggaggtggaggcggCCGACGAGGACTACGAAGAGGACGACGACGAGGGAGTACTCGGGCGCGGGCCGGGCCACGACCGGGGCCGCGACCGCCACAGCCCCCCCGGCTGCCACCTcttcccgccgccgccgccgccgccgccactgcccccgccgccgccgcccccgccgccag ATAAGGATGACATTCGACTGCTGCCTTCAGCATTGGGTGTGAAGAAGAGAAAGCGAGGACCCAAGAAACAGAAGGAGAATAAGCCAGGAAAGCCCCGGAAACGCAAGAAGCTC GACAGCGAGGAGGAATTTGGCTCTGAGCGAGATGAGTACCGGGAGAAGTCAGAGAGTGGAGGCAGTGAATATGGAACCGGACCAGGTCGGAAACGGAGACGGAAGCACcgagaaaaaaaggagaagaagacaaAGCGGAGGaaaaaaggggagggagagggggggcAAAAG CAAGTGGAACAGAAGTCATCAGCAACCCTGCTTCTGACCTGGGGCCTGGAGGATGTGGAACATGTGTTCTCCGAGGAAGATTACCACACACTCACCAACTACAAAGCCTTCAGCCAATTCATGAG GCCCCTGATTGCTAAGAAGAATCCTAAGATCCCAATGTCTAAGATGATGACCATTCTCGGGGCCAAGTGGAGAGAGTTCAGCGCCAACAACCCCTTCAAGGGGTCGGCGGCTGCTGTggcagcggcggcagcagcagcagcggcagctgtAGCTGAGCAGGTGTCAGCCGCTGTCTCCTCAGCCACCCCCATAGCAACTTCCGGACCCCCTGCCCTTCCACCACCCCCTGCTGCTGATATCCAGCCCCCACCCATCCGAAGAGCCAAAACCAAAGAGGGCAAAG GTCCAGGCCACAAGCGGCGGAGTAAGAGCCCCCGAGTGCCCGACGGACGCAAGAAGCTTCGGGGAAAGAAGATGGCACCACTCAAAATCAAGCTAGGGCTGCTGGGTGGCAAGAGAAAGAAGGGTGGCTCG TATGTTTTGCAGAGTGACGAGGGCCCCGAACCGGAGGCCGAGGAGTCAGACCTGGACAGTGGCAGTGTCCACAGTGCCTCTGGCCGCCCCGATGGCCCCATCCGCACCAAGAAACTAAAACGAGGCCGACCcggaaggaagaagaagaagg TTCTGGGCTGTCCTGCCgtggctggggaggaggagattGACGGCTACGAGACAGATCACCAGGATTACTGTGAGGTGTGCCAGCAGGGTGGGGAGATCATTCTGTGTGACACCTGCCCTCGTGCCTACCACCTCGTCTGCCTTGATCCTGAGCTTGACCGGGCTCCTGAGGGCAAGTGGAGCTGCCCTCACTGT GAGAAGGAGGGAGTCCAGTGGGAggccaaggaggaggaggaagactatgaagaggagggggaggaggaaggggagaaggaggaagaagatgaCCACATGGAGTATTGCCGCGTGTGCAAGGACGGTGGGGAGCTGCTGTGCTGCGACGCCTGCATCTCCTCCTACCACATCCACTGTTTGAACCCCCCACTGCCCGACATCCCTAACGGCGAATGGCTCTGTCCCCGATGCACT TGTCCTGTGCTGAAAGGCCGTGTGCAGAAGATCCTGCACTGGCGGTGGGGGGAGCCACCCGTGGCCGTGCCAGCCCCCCAGCAGGCAGACGGGAATCCGGATGCCCCACCACCACGACCTCTTCAAGGCAGATCCGAGCGAGAGTTCTTTGTCAAGTGGGTGGGCCTGTCCTACTGGCACTGCTCCTGGGCCAAGGAGCTGCAG CTGGAAATCTTCCACTTGGTGATGTACCGAAACTACCAACGGAAGAATGACATGGATGAGCCCCCACCCCTGGACTATGGCTCTGGTGAGGACGATGGCAAGAGCGACAAGCGCAAGGTGAAGGACCCGCACTATGCTGAGATGGAGGAGAAGTACTATCGTTTTGGCATCAAGCCAGAGTGGATGACCGTCCACCGGATCATCAACCACAG TGTGGATAAAAAGGGGAATTACCACTATCTAGTGAAATGGAGGGACTTGCCCTATGACCAGTCCACATGGGAGGAAGATGAAATGAACATTCCTGAATATGAAGACCACAAGCAGAGCTACTGGAGACACCG AGAACTAATTATGGGGGAGGACCCTGCCCAGCCCCGCAAgtataagaagaagaagaaggagctGCAGGGTGATGGGCCTCCCAGTTCTCCTACTAACGAT CCTACAGTGAAATATGAGACTCAGCCACGCTTCATCACAGCCACAGGAGGCACACTACACATGTATCAGCTGGAAGGACTGAACTGGCTCCGGTTCTCGTGGGCCCAGGGCACTGATACCATTCTAGCTGACGAAATGGGGCTGGGCAAGACCATACAGACCATCGTCTTCCTCTACTCACTCTATAAGGAG GGCCACACAAAGGGTCCCTTCCTGGTGAGTGCCCCGCTCTCCACCATCATCAACTGGGAGCGGGAGTTCCAGATGTGGGCACCCAAGTTCTATGTGGTGACATACACGGGTGACAAGGACAGTCGAGCCATCATTCGTGAGAATGAGTTTTCCTTTGAGGACAATGCCATCAAAGGTGGCAAGAAAGCTTTTAAGATGAAG AGGGAGGCACAGGTGAAGTTCCATGTTCTCCTGACATCATATGAGTTGATCACCATTGATCAGGCAGCTCTCGGCTCCATCCGCTGGGCCTGTCTCGTGGTGGACGAGGCCCATCGGCTCAAGAACAACCAGTCCAAG TTTTTCAGGGTCCTCAATGGCTACAAGATAGATCATAAGTTGCTGCTGACAGGGACTCCATTGCAGAATAATCTGGAGGAGCTCTTCCATCTGCTGAACTTCCTTACCCCAGAGAGGTTTAA CAacctggagggcttcctggaggagtttGCTGACATATCCAAAGAAGACCAGATTAAGAAACTTCACGACTTGCTGGGGCCACACATGCTGCGGAGGCTTAAGGCAGATGTCTTTAAGAACATGCCAGCCAAGACAGAGCTCATCGTTCGCGTGGAGCTGAGCCCCATGCAGAA GAAATACTACAAGTATATCCTGACCCGAAATTTTGAGGCCTTGAATTCACGAGGTGGTGGGAACCAGGTGTCGCTGCTGAACATCATGATGGATCTTAAGAAGTGCTGCAACCATCCATACCTCTTTCCTGTGGCTGCTATG GAGTCCCCCAAACTTCCCAGTGGGGCTTATGAGGGTGGGGCACTTATTAAGGCATCTGGGAAGCTCATGCTGCTGCAGAAGATGCTGCGAAAGCTGAAGGAGCAAGGACACAGAGTGCTCATCTTCTCGCAG ATGACCAAAATGTTAGACTTACTGGAGGACTTCTTAGACTACGAAGGCTACAAGTATGAGCGCATTGATGGCGGCATCACTGGTGCCCTGAGGCAGGAGGCCATTGACCGCTTCAATG CTCCTGGGGCCCAACAATTCTGTTTCCTCCTGTCCACCCGGGCCGGGGGCTTGGGCATTAATCTGGCCACTGCTGACACTGTCATCATCTTCGATTCAGACTGGAACCCCCATAATGATATCCAG GCCTTCAGCCGTGCTCATCGGATCGGCCAGGCCAACAAAGTGATGATTTACCGGTTTGTGACTCGTGCCTCCGTGGAAGAGCGAATCACACAGGTGGCCAAGAGAAAGATGATGCTGACACATCTGGTGGTGCGGCCCGGGCTGGGCTCCAAGGCGGGCTCCATGTCCAAGCAGGAGCTGGACGACATCCTCAAATTTGGTACCGAGGAGCTATTTAAGGATGAAAATGAGG GTGAGAACAAGGAGGAGGACAGCAGTGTGATTCACTACGACAATGAGGCCATTGCTCGGCTCTTGGACCGGAACCAGGATGCAACTGAGGACACTGACGTACAGAACATGAACGAGTATCTCAGCTCCTTCAAGGTGGCCCAGTATGTGGTGCGGGAAGAAGACAAG ATTGAGGAAATTGAACGAGAGATCATCAAGCAGGAAGAGAACGTCGACCCCGACTACTGGGAGAAGCTGCTGCGGCACCACTATGAGCAACAGCAGGAAGACCTGGCACGGAACCTCGGCAAGGGCAAGCGGGTCCGCAAGCAGGTCAACTACAATGATGCTGCTCAGGAGGACCAAG ATAACCAGTCAGAATACTCAGTGGGATCAGAGGAGGAGGATGAAGACTTTGATGAGCGTCCTGAAG GGCGTCGACAGTCAAAGAGGCAGCTTCGGAATGAAAAGGATAAGCCACTGCCTCCACTGCTGGCTCGAGTTGGGGGCAATATTGAG GTGCTGGGATTCAACACCCGTCAGCGGAAGGCCTTCCTCAACGCGGTGATGCGCTGGGGCATGCCCCCACAGGACGCCTTCACCACCCAGTGGCTGGTGCGGGACCTCAGGGGCAAAACTGAGAAAGAGTTCAA GGCTTATGTGTCTTTGTTCATGCGCCATCTCTGTGAGCCCGGGGCGGACGGCTCTGAAACCTTTGCTGACGGAGTCCCTCGGGAGGGGCTGAGTCGCCAGCAAGTGTTGACCCGCATTGGAGTCATGTCTCTTGTCAAGAAAAAG GTACAGGAGTTCGAGCACATCAATGGGCGCTGGTCTATGCCGGAGCTGATGCCTGACCCCAGTGCTGACTCCAAGCGCTCCTCCAGAGCCTCCTCTCCTACCAAAACGTCTCCCACCACTCCGGAAGCCTCGGCTGCAAACAGTCCTTGCACCTCGAAACCTG CTACTCCAGCTCCCAGTGAGAAAGGAGATGGCATAAGGACACCTCTGGAGAAGGATGAAGCAGAAAACCAGGAGGAGAAGCCAGAAAAGAATAGCAGGATTGGGGAGAAGATGGAGACAGAG GCTGatacccccagcccagccccatccCTGGGAGAGCGGCTGGAGCCAAGGAAGATGCCTCTAGAGGATGAGGTGCCAGGGGTAACTGGAGAGATGGAGCCTGAACCTGGGTACCGGGGGGACAGAGAGAAGTCAG CCACAGAGTCGACGCCAGGAGAGAGGGGGGAGGAGAAGCCGATGGATGGACAGGAACACAGGGAGAGGCCGGAGGGGGAAACAGGGGATTTGGGCAAGAGAG AAGATGTGAAAGGGGATCGGGAGCTTCGGCCTGGGCCTCCTCGAGATGAGCCAAGGTCCAATGGGCGACGtgaggagaaggcagagaaaccGCGGTTCATGTTCAACATTGCAGATGGTGGCTTCACAG aGCTTCACACGCTGTGGCAGAATGAGGAGCGGGCAGCTATTTCCTCGGGGAAACTCAACGAGATATGGCACCGAAGACACGACTATTGGCTCCTGGCTGGGATTGTCCT CCATGGCTACGCACGGTGGCAGGACATCCAGAATGATGCTCAGTTTGCCATTATCAATGAGCCATTTAAAACTGAAGCCAATAAGGGGAACTTTCTGGAGATGAAAAATAAGTTCCTGGCCCGGAGATTCAAG CTCCTGGAGCAGGCGCTGGTGATTGAGGAGCAGCTGCGGCGGGCGGCCTACCTGAACCTGTCACAGGAGCCGGCGCACCCCGCCATGGCCCTCCACGCCCGCTTCGCCGAGGCCGAGTGCCTGGCCGAGAGCCACCAGCACCTCTCCAAGGAGTCGCTGGCGGGGAACAAGCCGGCCAACGCCGTCCTGCACAAGG